From a region of the Chitinophaga caseinilytica genome:
- a CDS encoding TlpA disulfide reductase family protein has protein sequence MKKTWFTAAFLATVSCGFAQQLRISTPLHADGSKVTIYREWPTRQLIDTPLLKDGHISILLPDNGRAVYSVQLRKPWANATVFSSRQPIDIVVGKDTQVVVKGDAVLQQLVSFEKSLKPLEAEWSKLGVEYGNEQDMEKKLALNAATNRMATEVQDKRLAFALKHSGNLAGAWSAYQYAFAWTDASLSRLIPSFRQQPWASATLAKLEEKQAEAASNNMTGQTAPAFSLRSINGDLVSLESLLATNRYVLLDVWASWCTPCRAGNRKLAPHYDALKKKGIEIVSISVDEKDELWRKAVAADKIPWPQLVTPEGMKSPVVAAYKVKSLPATFLIDKSGKIIRQHVELPELEKID, from the coding sequence ATGAAAAAAACATGGTTCACCGCCGCCTTCCTCGCAACCGTTTCCTGCGGGTTTGCCCAGCAATTGCGGATCTCCACGCCCCTGCATGCCGACGGGTCGAAAGTGACGATCTACCGCGAATGGCCGACACGCCAGCTCATCGACACGCCACTCCTGAAAGATGGGCACATTTCCATCCTGTTGCCCGACAACGGACGGGCCGTGTATTCCGTTCAGCTGCGGAAGCCCTGGGCCAACGCTACCGTATTCTCGTCCCGCCAACCTATTGACATCGTTGTCGGGAAAGACACGCAGGTAGTCGTAAAGGGCGATGCGGTACTGCAGCAACTCGTTTCCTTCGAAAAAAGCCTCAAGCCGCTGGAAGCCGAGTGGAGCAAGCTGGGCGTGGAATACGGCAATGAGCAGGACATGGAAAAGAAACTCGCCCTCAATGCCGCCACCAACCGCATGGCCACCGAAGTGCAGGATAAGCGGCTCGCCTTTGCCCTGAAGCATTCCGGCAACCTCGCCGGTGCCTGGAGCGCTTACCAATACGCATTTGCATGGACGGATGCCTCCCTTTCCAGGCTCATCCCCTCCTTCCGCCAACAACCCTGGGCCTCGGCCACGCTGGCAAAGCTGGAAGAAAAGCAGGCAGAAGCCGCCAGCAACAACATGACCGGACAAACCGCACCGGCGTTTTCCCTGCGCTCCATCAACGGCGACCTGGTGTCGTTGGAAAGCCTGCTGGCAACTAACCGATATGTGCTGCTCGACGTATGGGCATCGTGGTGTACACCCTGCCGCGCCGGCAACCGCAAACTGGCGCCGCATTACGATGCACTGAAGAAAAAAGGCATCGAAATCGTTTCTATTTCGGTGGATGAAAAAGACGAGCTCTGGCGGAAAGCCGTAGCGGCCGATAAAATCCCCTGGCCGCAGCTGGTAACGCCGGAAGGCATGAAAAGCCCTGTTGTGGCGGCATACAAGGTAAAATCGCTGCCCGCTACCTTCCTTATCGACAAGTCCGGAAAAATTATCCGGCAGCATGTGGAATTACCTGAACTCGAAAAAATAGACTGA
- a CDS encoding amidohydrolase family protein has translation MRYAVLFALIFICGTGASAQQLLLKNVTIIDGDAAVQPRRASVLIINGVIREIYTKVPRKLPNTETIDCSGRFLAPGLTDAHVHLATVVDEDLSKARQETDSIVGNMARHGITTVRDMAGDARYLAALKRDVRSGKTIGPDIYYAAQFAGPGYFDLIRRSGRDGDLGNSAWYKAVFPGVDLAAAMKAARDAGVTGIKIYADLSAQQLRDITTAAHQAGLQAWSHAAVFPCKPEVDVEAGVNSMSHANDFAFQQLPGDTLEIGKAWGALYKKDFRLDTVVIEKLVQRMAAKSIFLDPTVFHAENNKMHSAAVVTRIAHRKGVKIVTGTDWIYPTTGEVPLLQEMLLLQQKCGMNAAEVIQAATLNSANVCGQYDRGRVRPGMRADLLLLDADPLQDIRVLFRPVQVFLKGKPILQ, from the coding sequence ATGCGATACGCTGTATTGTTTGCTTTGATTTTTATATGCGGGACGGGCGCTTCGGCACAACAGCTCCTCCTGAAAAACGTAACCATCATTGACGGCGATGCCGCCGTGCAACCGAGACGCGCGTCCGTGCTCATCATCAACGGCGTTATCCGGGAAATCTACACCAAAGTTCCCCGGAAACTCCCCAACACCGAAACGATCGACTGCTCCGGCCGCTTCCTCGCACCCGGCCTCACAGACGCCCACGTTCACCTGGCCACGGTGGTAGACGAAGACCTTTCCAAAGCACGGCAAGAGACCGACAGCATCGTGGGCAATATGGCCCGCCACGGCATCACGACCGTCCGCGATATGGCCGGCGACGCGCGCTACCTCGCCGCCCTGAAGCGCGACGTGCGTTCCGGCAAAACCATTGGGCCCGATATCTACTACGCAGCACAGTTTGCCGGGCCGGGATATTTTGACCTGATCCGCCGGTCGGGAAGGGACGGCGATCTCGGTAACAGCGCCTGGTACAAGGCCGTCTTTCCCGGGGTAGACCTGGCAGCGGCCATGAAAGCGGCGCGCGATGCGGGCGTTACCGGCATCAAGATCTACGCCGACCTCAGCGCCCAGCAACTCCGCGACATCACTACCGCCGCCCACCAGGCCGGCTTACAGGCCTGGAGCCACGCCGCCGTGTTCCCCTGCAAACCGGAAGTGGACGTGGAAGCAGGCGTCAACAGTATGTCGCACGCCAATGACTTCGCATTCCAGCAACTGCCCGGCGATACGCTCGAGATCGGCAAGGCCTGGGGCGCACTGTACAAAAAGGATTTCCGGCTGGATACGGTTGTCATAGAAAAACTGGTGCAACGCATGGCCGCCAAATCCATCTTCCTCGACCCCACCGTTTTCCATGCCGAAAACAACAAGATGCACAGCGCCGCCGTCGTCACCCGGATCGCACATCGCAAAGGTGTAAAAATCGTTACCGGCACCGACTGGATCTATCCCACAACCGGCGAAGTACCGCTTCTCCAGGAAATGCTGCTGCTCCAGCAAAAATGCGGGATGAATGCGGCGGAAGTCATCCAGGCGGCAACGCTGAACAGCGCGAACGTCTGTGGCCAGTACGACCGTGGCCGGGTACGCCCCGGCATGCGCGCCGACCTGCTCCTCCTCGACGCCGATCCGCTGCAAGACATTCGCGTGCTGTTCCGGCCCGTTCAGGTGTTCCTGAAAGGCAAGCCCATCCTTCAATAG